The Coriobacteriia bacterium genome has a window encoding:
- a CDS encoding nucleotide sugar dehydrogenase translates to MKIAVAGAGYVGLANAVMLARHHEVRLVDVVPEKVELINQGTSPIIDREISEYLGKSDLNLTATLDAPSAYTGADIAFIATPTNYDEETHAFDTSSVEAAYRAIRAVNIACPIVIKSTVPIGYTQRLREEASDDAILFSPEFLREGKALYDCLHPSRVIVGAADKNDPRARQAADLLVEGALDENVPELVMQSTEAEAVKLFANTYLALRVSYFNELDTFADVRGLDARSIIDGVCLDPRIGGHYNNPSFGYGGYCLPKDTKQLLANYDNVPQNLMQAIVDSNQTRMAYIAETILRNNPKVVGIYRLTMKSNSDNFRQSSIQGVIKELRRRGATILIYEPMAQGAEFMGLEVTKDLEDFKRRSDAIAANRMSPELCDVADKVVTRDLFKRD, encoded by the coding sequence CTGAAGATTGCAGTTGCTGGCGCGGGCTATGTGGGCCTTGCGAATGCCGTCATGCTGGCACGCCATCACGAAGTTCGCCTCGTTGATGTTGTCCCGGAGAAAGTCGAGCTCATCAACCAGGGGACTTCTCCCATTATTGACCGTGAAATCTCGGAATATCTAGGCAAAAGCGATCTGAACTTAACGGCGACGCTAGATGCGCCCTCCGCATATACCGGAGCCGATATAGCTTTCATTGCTACACCTACAAATTACGACGAGGAAACTCACGCTTTTGATACCTCTTCTGTCGAAGCGGCATATCGCGCAATTCGCGCGGTGAACATCGCATGCCCGATCGTTATCAAGTCGACCGTTCCGATTGGGTATACCCAACGCCTGCGCGAAGAGGCGTCCGATGACGCGATTCTGTTTTCTCCCGAATTCTTGCGGGAGGGCAAGGCCCTGTATGACTGTCTGCACCCCTCGCGTGTCATTGTCGGCGCGGCCGACAAGAATGATCCTCGTGCCCGACAAGCGGCCGATCTTCTTGTTGAAGGAGCGCTTGACGAGAATGTTCCCGAGCTGGTTATGCAGTCCACCGAGGCGGAGGCTGTCAAACTTTTTGCCAACACGTATCTCGCCCTGCGCGTAAGCTACTTCAACGAGCTGGATACGTTTGCTGACGTGCGAGGGCTTGATGCACGGTCAATCATCGATGGCGTCTGCCTCGATCCACGCATTGGCGGCCACTACAACAATCCGTCCTTTGGCTATGGCGGCTACTGCTTGCCCAAGGACACGAAGCAGCTGCTGGCCAACTACGACAACGTTCCGCAGAACCTCATGCAGGCCATTGTTGACTCGAACCAAACGAGGATGGCATACATCGCTGAGACCATATTGCGAAACAATCCGAAGGTTGTCGGCATCTATCGACTCACAATGAAGTCAAATTCCGACAACTTCCGCCAGTCTTCGATTCAGGGCGTCATCAAGGAGCTGCGCAGGCGTGGTGCGACGATTCTGATCTACGAGCCTATGGCCCAGGGGGCGGAGTTCATGGGTCTCGAGGTTACGAAGGATCTGGAGGACTTTAAGCGCCGTAGCGATGCGATTGCAGCAAATCGCATGTCGCCCGAGCTGTGCGACGTTGCAGATAAGGTGGTCACGCGCGACCTGTTCAAACGGGACTAA